Within the Bradyrhizobium cosmicum genome, the region GTTCTTCCAGGCCTTCGGCCGCATCATGGTTGCGCAGAAGGGCGGCAGCATCGTTGCCTGCTCCTCGGTGCGCGCAGTGACCATCGAGCCCGGCCTTGGCGTCTACGGTTCGACCAAGGCGGCGATCGGGCTGCTGGTGAAGGGCTTTGCCTCCGAGGTCGGCCACGCTGGCGTGCGTGTCAACGCGATCGCGCCGAGCATCGCCGAGACCGCGCTGACCGGCCCGTTCAAGCAGCGGCCGGACATCTACAATCTCTACGCCGGCCACACCGTGTTCAACCGCTGGAGCAGCGCCGACGAGGTCGCCACTGCCGTCGCCTATCTCGCGTCGGATGCCGCGAGTTATGTCAGCGGCAGCACGCTGTTCGTCGATGGCGGCTGGACCGCTGTCGACGGCCCGCCGACCGGCCTCACCCAATTGCACAAATAGAGCTCGCTTCTAGCCGGCAAAGCCCACGCGCTGGCGCAATGCCTTGTGATCTGCGCCAGCCAGCAGTGCGACCAGCGCGGCGGCCCCTTTGGGATGCATGGCCCGTGTGGTCACGCCGGCCGTGTACATCGTCACGAGCTCGCATCCCGGCGGCAGCGACCCTGATAGCGTGATGCCGTCGGTCGCGATGATTTCGGTCGCCTGCGTGCATCCGATCGGCTTCTGCGCGGTGGAGGTCGCAAGCTCCCGCATCGCGGTCGCGCCGTTCGGAAATATCTTGAGGCGCGAGGCGACCTCATATGCGATGCCGAGCTGGTCCAGCACCCTTGCGACGTGCTGCCCGGCCGTCGAGGCCTTGGTGTCGGGAACGTAGATAGCATCAGCGCTGCGCAGCACGTCGCGCAAATCGGCCTCGGTTTTCACCGTCACCTTGGGATCCCGGCTGCGGACCGCCAGCGCGGTCTCGACCCGGCCGATATCCGCGATCGAGGAGGGGACGACGAGCTTCTCCTCGTCAAGCTTGGCGAGGAGAGACTGCGTCAGGATAACGAGATCTGCCGGCGCACTCGCGCGCAGCTTGTCAGCCATCATGCCGACCGCGCCGAACTCGCCGTCGATACCGAGACCGGTCTGTGCCTTGAAGGCTTCGGTGAGCCCGCGAACCAGGGCTTGCGCCGCGCCGCCGCTCAAAATGGTCACTATCGTCACGATGCAAGCTCCATGGCTGCGATGATCCTGTCGCGCGTGATTGGCAGGTCGCGTACGCGAACGCCGAGGCAATCGAACACCGCATTCGCGATCGCAGCCGTCACCGGGCCGTGGGCGGCTTCGCCGGCACCGACCGGCTCGATCTCCGGCCGCTGGATGATCTCGACATCCACGGCCGGTACCTCGCTGAAGGTCAGGATCGGATAGTCCGTCCAAGAGGTGGAGGTGATGTGCGTCTGGTCGAAGCGGACACGTTCCTTCAGGACCCAGCTCGTCGCCTGGATCGCGCCGCCCTCGATCTGGTTGACGACGCCGTCCGGATTGATGGCTTCGCCGACGTCGACCGCAAGCGTCAGCCGCTTCACGCGGATGTCGTCGGTGCCCTCGATCTCGGCGATCGCGGCACAAAAGGCCCCTGTGTTCTTGTAGCGGGCGAAGCCGACGCCGTGGCCGACGCCGGGTTGTTTCTGCGGCTTCCATTGCGCCCGCCGCGCCGCTGCGCGGACGACATCGCGCGCCCGCTCGTCGTTGAGGTGCCGCAGGCGAAACGCGACCGGGTCTTCGCCGCGCAGTTCGGCGATCTCGTCGAGCAGCGATTCGATGGCGAACACATTGCCCTGCGCGCCGAGGGTTCGCAGCGCCGAGGTACGCACCGGCATCGTCAGCAGCCGGTGGCTGGTGATGGTCCAGGCTGGGAGGTCATAGAGCGGAACGGAGTTGCGATCGCCGCCGCCGCCATTGGCCGCGGGCGGGTTGGTCGAAACCATGCGCGGGTAGGGGTTTTCGATCTCTGTCGCCGCGAGCAGCGCCGGTTGCGCCGCGCGACCCGGCCGCGCCGCATGGCCGTTGCTCCAGATATCATGGCGCCAGCCGATGATCTCGTTGTCTGCATCGAGATCGGCCTCGATCTCGATGGCCATGGCCGCGCCAAACGGCGCATGGGCCATCTCGTCGTGGCGCGACCACAGGACTCTCACAGGACGGCCGCCGGCTGCCTTCGCCAGCAGCACGGCATCGAGCGCAACGTCGTCGGCCGCATTGTGACCGTAGCAACCGGCCCCCTCCATGTGTTCGACGACGATGCTTTCGGCCGGCAGCTTGAGCACGATCGCGAGATCGGCGCGCAGCAAATAGACGCCCTGGCTGTGCGTCCAGACATGGACACGCTCGCCATCCCATTGCGCTATGGCACAGGACGGTGCGATCGAGGCATGCGCGATGTAGGGGCGGGTGTATTGCCGGCGGAGGGTGCGCGCGGCCTTCTTGGTCGATGCCGCTGTTCTGGTGTCGATGACGGTCGTCTCGACCGGCTGGCTCCTCAGGAGGTCTGCCAGATGATCTTCATCAGGAAGCGGTTCGCCGGCCGACCATGCCGCGCCCTTGCGTAAGGCCGTGAGTGCGGCCTCTGCCGCCGCCTCGCTGTCGGCGATGACGCCGGCAAAGCCGCCGTCGCGGACGATTGCAACGAGGCCGGGAACAGCACGCGCGGCCTCTTCGTCGAGCGCGATCAGCTGCGCGCCTGAGAGATCCGGTCGCAGCACACGTCCGTGCAGCAGGCCTGGCAGAGAGGCGTCATGAATGAACCGCGGCCGCGCGAACACCTTGTCGGGAATATCGACGCGCGGAACCGAATGTCCAGTCACGGCGCGCGTGGCGGCGCTCTTCGCTATCGCGCCCGGGGTGGCGTCGTGGTCGAGCGAGACATCGCCGGTCAGTTCCCAATAGCTGGTCCTGACATTGCCGGGACCCGAAATCGTGCCGTCATCGATGTTGAGCAGCGATGCATCGACGCCGAGACGTTCCGACGCCGCGGCGAGAAAGCGCTGGCGCACGTCGGCGCAGGCGTGGCGCAGCGCGCGGCCGGATTGCTGGATCGACAGGCTGCCGGAGGTAACGCCTTCGTTCGGGCTTGCTGCCGTAGAGGCGCGGATCATTTCGACCCTGGAGATATCGACGTCGAGCTCGTCGGCCGCGATCTGGGCCAGCGCGGTGACGATGCCCTGGCCGATCTCGACCTTGCCGGGCGAAATCGCGACACGGCCTTCATCGGTGAACCGCACCCAGGACGATAGTCGCGGATTGGCCGCGAGGCTGACCGGCAATTTCGGGGGAGGGGACGTCATCGGGCGGCCATCTCCGAGGCCGCCCGCAACACGGCGCGGACCATGCGATTGTGCGATCCGCACCGGCACAGATTGCGATCGAGCGCGGTTCTGACCTCAGCCTCCGTCGGTGACGGATTGCGCTTCAGCAGCGCCGCCGCGCTGATCAGGATTCCGGAGACGCAATAGCCGCATTGCATCGCTTGTTCGGCGATGAAGGCGCGTTGCAGCGGATGCGGGCGCTCCGCTGTGCCGAGCCCCTCCACCGTAACGACGTCCTTGTCCGCAACCGACCACATCGGCATGTCGCAGGAGGTCATTGCGCGGTCGTCGACCATGACATGACAAGCCCCGCACTCACCGGCGCCGCAGCCGAAATGCGGACCGGTGATGCCGAGCCGACCGCGCAACACATCGAGCAGGGCGTGATCCGGATCGGTATCCACGGCGATCGCCGCGCCGTTGAGCTGGAACTGAATGGTGGGCATTGCTCTACGATCTCAGGACTTGTCGAACTTCTTGACGACATCGGCCCATTTCTCGATGTCGCCGCGCAGGAATTTGTCGAACTGCTCGGGCGTCATTGACATGGGGACGGCGCCTTGCTCGGTCCAGAGCTTGACGATATCCGGCCGCTTCACCATCGCGTTCACGGCGGCATAGAGCTTGTCGATCACGGGTTTTGGTGTGCCGGCCGGCGCCATCAGGCCAAGCCAGATCGTGGCTTCATAGCCGGGCACGCCCGCTTCGTCAGCGGTCGGCACGTTCGGCAGCA harbors:
- a CDS encoding SDR family NAD(P)-dependent oxidoreductase translates to MTDYRKLFDLTGKTAVVLGAASGIGKSSAEALAGLGARVVCADRALDGAEATASGIRDGGGWAEAAACDAASAADVNALAKTVMQKFPRLDIAVTTPGLNIRKTILDYTEEDLDRVLNLNVKGTVWFFQAFGRIMVAQKGGSIVACSSVRAVTIEPGLGVYGSTKAAIGLLVKGFASEVGHAGVRVNAIAPSIAETALTGPFKQRPDIYNLYAGHTVFNRWSSADEVATAVAYLASDAASYVSGSTLFVDGGWTAVDGPPTGLTQLHK
- a CDS encoding molybdate ABC transporter substrate-binding protein; translation: MTIVTILSGGAAQALVRGLTEAFKAQTGLGIDGEFGAVGMMADKLRASAPADLVILTQSLLAKLDEEKLVVPSSIADIGRVETALAVRSRDPKVTVKTEADLRDVLRSADAIYVPDTKASTAGQHVARVLDQLGIAYEVASRLKIFPNGATAMRELATSTAQKPIGCTQATEIIATDGITLSGSLPPGCELVTMYTAGVTTRAMHPKGAAALVALLAGADHKALRQRVGFAG
- a CDS encoding xanthine dehydrogenase family protein molybdopterin-binding subunit; its protein translation is MTSPPPKLPVSLAANPRLSSWVRFTDEGRVAISPGKVEIGQGIVTALAQIAADELDVDISRVEMIRASTAASPNEGVTSGSLSIQQSGRALRHACADVRQRFLAAASERLGVDASLLNIDDGTISGPGNVRTSYWELTGDVSLDHDATPGAIAKSAATRAVTGHSVPRVDIPDKVFARPRFIHDASLPGLLHGRVLRPDLSGAQLIALDEEAARAVPGLVAIVRDGGFAGVIADSEAAAEAALTALRKGAAWSAGEPLPDEDHLADLLRSQPVETTVIDTRTAASTKKAARTLRRQYTRPYIAHASIAPSCAIAQWDGERVHVWTHSQGVYLLRADLAIVLKLPAESIVVEHMEGAGCYGHNAADDVALDAVLLAKAAGGRPVRVLWSRHDEMAHAPFGAAMAIEIEADLDADNEIIGWRHDIWSNGHAARPGRAAQPALLAATEIENPYPRMVSTNPPAANGGGGDRNSVPLYDLPAWTITSHRLLTMPVRTSALRTLGAQGNVFAIESLLDEIAELRGEDPVAFRLRHLNDERARDVVRAAARRAQWKPQKQPGVGHGVGFARYKNTGAFCAAIAEIEGTDDIRVKRLTLAVDVGEAINPDGVVNQIEGGAIQATSWVLKERVRFDQTHITSTSWTDYPILTFSEVPAVDVEIIQRPEIEPVGAGEAAHGPVTAAIANAVFDCLGVRVRDLPITRDRIIAAMELAS
- a CDS encoding (2Fe-2S)-binding protein, whose product is MPTIQFQLNGAAIAVDTDPDHALLDVLRGRLGITGPHFGCGAGECGACHVMVDDRAMTSCDMPMWSVADKDVVTVEGLGTAERPHPLQRAFIAEQAMQCGYCVSGILISAAALLKRNPSPTEAEVRTALDRNLCRCGSHNRMVRAVLRAASEMAAR